The Nocardioides salarius genome includes a region encoding these proteins:
- a CDS encoding epimerase, producing MRFLVLGGSVFLSRAVALEAVARGHDVTAACRGSSGSVPEGVRHVPVDRLAGLPDELTSTAYDAVVDVARSPSWVRAAVAAWPGARWTFVSTINVYADDATPGGRPGTLPLREPRDDADLREEPDAYGPLKVACEQAVLDEAGQACVVRPGLIVGPGDPTGRFTYWPARLGGAGDGEPVLAGGSPDDLVQVIDVRDLARWLVDAAERGLTGVFDGVGPAMPLGRLLDEVAAGVGATPRWVWADDETLEAAGVAPWMGPRSLPLWLPRPAYDGMLAHDWTPSRDAGLRVRPVGETATDTLAWLRATPDAVVTGLTRAEEQEVLRALS from the coding sequence ATGCGGTTCCTGGTGCTGGGCGGGTCGGTCTTCCTCTCGCGGGCGGTGGCGCTCGAGGCGGTCGCGCGCGGCCACGACGTCACCGCCGCCTGCCGCGGCTCGTCCGGGTCGGTGCCCGAGGGCGTGCGCCACGTCCCCGTCGACCGGCTCGCCGGGCTCCCCGACGAGCTGACCTCGACGGCGTACGACGCCGTGGTCGACGTGGCGCGCTCGCCGTCGTGGGTGCGGGCGGCGGTCGCGGCGTGGCCCGGGGCGCGCTGGACCTTCGTGTCCACGATCAACGTCTACGCCGACGACGCCACCCCCGGCGGGCGGCCCGGCACGCTGCCGCTGCGCGAGCCCCGCGACGACGCCGACCTGCGGGAGGAGCCCGATGCCTACGGGCCGTTGAAGGTGGCCTGCGAGCAGGCGGTGCTCGACGAGGCCGGCCAGGCCTGCGTGGTGCGGCCCGGGCTGATCGTCGGGCCCGGCGACCCCACCGGCCGCTTCACCTACTGGCCGGCACGGCTCGGCGGAGCCGGCGACGGAGAGCCGGTGCTGGCCGGCGGGTCGCCCGACGACCTGGTGCAGGTGATCGACGTGCGCGACCTGGCCCGCTGGTTGGTCGACGCCGCCGAACGCGGCCTGACCGGCGTCTTCGACGGGGTCGGGCCCGCGATGCCGCTCGGCCGGCTGCTCGACGAGGTGGCCGCCGGGGTCGGCGCCACGCCGCGCTGGGTGTGGGCCGACGACGAGACGCTCGAGGCCGCGGGGGTGGCGCCCTGGATGGGCCCGCGCTCGCTGCCGCTGTGGCTGCCGCGCCCGGCGTACGACGGCATGCTCGCCCACGACTGGACACCCTCGCGCGACGCCGGGCTGCGTGTGCGACCGGTCGGCGAGACCGCCACCGACACGCTGGCGTGGCTGCGGGCCACCCCCGACGCGGTGGTGACCGGGCTGACCCGGGCCGAGGAACAGGAGGTGCTCAGGGCCCTGTCGTGA
- a CDS encoding YfeC-like transcriptional regulator, whose translation MTEPITPKQLSVELGVSDRTIRRWLRDQGWQSVPYARWELTSDQATEVRAHFQG comes from the coding sequence ATGACAGAGCCGATCACCCCGAAGCAGTTGTCGGTGGAGCTGGGCGTCAGTGACAGAACCATCCGCCGGTGGCTCCGGGATCAGGGTTGGCAGAGCGTCCCCTACGCCCGCTGGGAACTGACATCGGATCAGGCGACAGAGGTCCGCGCGCACTTCCAGGGCTGA
- a CDS encoding PspC domain-containing protein gives MTDIRASFGNQGLVRPREGRILGGVCAGLGRRFGLTPWIARLLFVLILMVVPGSQLLIYPVLWILMPDEDRGV, from the coding sequence ATGACCGACATCCGTGCCAGCTTCGGCAACCAGGGGCTCGTGCGCCCGCGCGAGGGGAGGATCCTCGGCGGTGTCTGCGCCGGCCTGGGTCGCCGCTTCGGCCTCACCCCGTGGATCGCGCGGCTGCTGTTCGTGCTGATCCTGATGGTCGTGCCGGGCAGCCAGCTGCTGATCTACCCCGTGCTGTGGATCCTGATGCCCGACGAGGACAGGGGGGTGTAG
- a CDS encoding GntR family transcriptional regulator, with translation MSIAIDTASSVPPYEQLRAQIAAMVASGSLAAGTRLATVRQMAADLGLAPNTVARAYRELEADGLIDTHGRRGTFVRSARTPSPDLRALVADYVSAARALGLTCPEALALVQEEWTS, from the coding sequence GTGAGCATCGCCATCGACACCGCCTCCAGCGTGCCGCCGTACGAACAGCTGCGCGCGCAGATCGCGGCCATGGTCGCGAGCGGCAGCCTCGCGGCGGGCACGCGCCTGGCCACCGTGCGGCAGATGGCGGCCGACCTGGGGCTCGCGCCCAACACCGTGGCCCGGGCCTACCGCGAGCTCGAGGCCGACGGCCTCATCGACACCCACGGCAGGCGCGGCACCTTCGTCCGCTCGGCCCGTACGCCGAGCCCGGACCTGCGCGCGCTGGTCGCCGACTACGTCAGCGCCGCCCGCGCCCTGGGGCTGACCTGCCCCGAGGCGCTCGCGCTGGTGCAGGAGGAGTGGACGAGCTGA
- a CDS encoding serine/threonine-protein kinase: MSTGQRIPQRLGRYAVRRRIGSGGFATVWLAYDEHLDSPVAVKVLADNWTDDAQVRRRFLEEGRYLRRVESPHVVSVYDAGELDDGRPYLVMSYADQGTLADRLEIDGLSAAQSLEIVRQVGSGLAALHARDILHRDVKPANVLFRTVEGEVRAMLGDLGLGKALDVSSRLTMVAGSPSYVAPEQAQAEAPDARADQYSLGAVAYLLLAGRPAFSHASLRAAADPQPPAPLGGDLPAAVDGVVRRALAVEREERWPDVETFVAELAAALEPAVRGAGGAATAPWLPVDPELTQPGNRPSLHVPSAPLSEPEPPTRRRRRGLVAATVVAGLLAAAGGAWAGHAIEREARPDLRVVGDEGGTLSVEVPADWERSVGGSGWAGPDGSGSYAALSVGTDPAWTDPRREAEGVFLGLMPGSALPELMPTHPECDQEQSPVVEEGESPSVTVLHTGCGGSGVTVERVVQVAGNRLLWVQVRSLDRAAANRVLDSVETSGI; encoded by the coding sequence GTGTCCACCGGCCAGCGGATCCCCCAGCGCCTCGGCCGCTACGCCGTGCGCCGGCGCATCGGCTCGGGCGGCTTCGCGACCGTGTGGCTGGCCTACGACGAGCACCTCGACTCCCCGGTCGCGGTGAAGGTCCTGGCCGACAACTGGACCGACGACGCGCAGGTGCGACGCCGCTTCCTCGAGGAGGGACGCTACCTGCGCCGCGTCGAGTCGCCGCACGTCGTGAGCGTCTACGACGCCGGCGAGCTCGACGACGGCCGGCCCTACCTGGTGATGTCGTACGCCGACCAGGGCACCCTGGCCGACCGGCTCGAGATCGACGGGCTCAGCGCCGCCCAGTCGCTCGAGATCGTGCGCCAGGTGGGCTCGGGGCTCGCCGCGCTGCACGCGCGCGACATCCTGCACCGCGACGTGAAGCCGGCCAACGTGCTGTTCCGCACCGTCGAGGGCGAGGTCCGCGCGATGCTCGGCGACCTCGGCCTGGGCAAGGCGCTCGACGTGTCGTCGCGGCTGACGATGGTCGCCGGCAGCCCCTCCTACGTGGCGCCCGAGCAGGCGCAGGCCGAGGCCCCCGACGCCCGGGCCGACCAGTACTCCCTGGGCGCGGTCGCCTACCTCCTGCTCGCCGGGCGACCGGCCTTCTCCCACGCCAGCCTGCGCGCCGCGGCCGACCCGCAGCCGCCCGCGCCGCTGGGCGGCGACCTGCCCGCGGCCGTCGACGGCGTCGTACGCCGCGCGCTGGCGGTCGAGCGCGAGGAGCGCTGGCCCGACGTGGAGACGTTCGTGGCCGAGCTGGCCGCGGCGCTCGAGCCGGCGGTGCGCGGGGCCGGGGGCGCGGCGACCGCGCCCTGGCTGCCGGTCGACCCCGAGCTGACCCAGCCCGGCAACCGGCCCTCGCTGCACGTGCCGTCGGCGCCGCTGTCCGAGCCCGAGCCGCCGACGCGCCGGCGTCGACGCGGCCTGGTCGCCGCGACCGTCGTGGCCGGCCTGCTGGCCGCGGCCGGCGGTGCCTGGGCCGGGCACGCGATCGAGCGGGAGGCACGCCCCGACCTGCGCGTGGTGGGCGACGAGGGCGGCACCCTCTCGGTCGAGGTGCCGGCCGACTGGGAGCGCAGCGTCGGCGGCTCCGGCTGGGCCGGCCCCGACGGCTCCGGCTCCTACGCCGCCCTCTCGGTGGGCACCGACCCGGCCTGGACCGACCCGCGTCGCGAGGCCGAGGGCGTGTTCCTGGGCCTGATGCCCGGCAGCGCCCTGCCCGAGCTGATGCCGACCCACCCCGAGTGCGACCAGGAGCAGTCGCCGGTGGTCGAGGAGGGCGAGAGCCCGTCGGTCACGGTGCTGCACACCGGCTGCGGCGGGTCGGGGGTGACGGTCGAGCGGGTGGTGCAGGTCGCCGGCAACCGGCTGTTGTGGGTGCAGGTGCGCAGCCTCGACCGGGCGGCCGCCAACCGGGTGCTCGACAGCGTCGAGACCTCGGGCATCTGA
- a CDS encoding M1 family metallopeptidase, giving the protein MRRALLAVPLLALAACSGTAEEPLLERPAGAEAPALVVPAAAGAAAYDGVDDPALDVALSEPVEDSVYPRIGDPGVDALHYDLDLAWDPDAEVLTGQQVLLLRSTEDDDELQLDLSPELRVGSVTVDGEEADFRHEGKDLVVVADVEADERYELALDFEGTPLPVPAPTTRGDFATNGWTTMPDGSTWTMQEPHGAYTWYAVNDHPSDKALYDIAVTVPEPFTGVANGELVDTTEADGLRTTTWHLAEPAASYLMTIATGDYVLTEDDSASGVPIQYWVPRERQRLARTLAPTPEGLAWLEEILGPYPFDTLGILLVDSESGMETQTMITLGMTDYATSPAVVVHELAHHWWGDDVTPADWRDVWMNEGMAMYLQGMWEVEHEDYTLEQLMDYWASFEDEERAAAGPPADYDPATFGESNIYYGPALMWHELRRDLGDELFFELVRAWPAEHQNSTSSYDELTAWWSERSGRDLAGFFDDWLLGAVTPARG; this is encoded by the coding sequence GTGAGGCGCGCGCTGCTGGCTGTCCCCCTCCTGGCGCTCGCCGCCTGCTCGGGCACGGCCGAGGAGCCGCTGCTCGAGCGGCCGGCCGGCGCCGAGGCACCGGCCCTCGTGGTGCCGGCCGCGGCCGGGGCGGCGGCGTACGACGGCGTGGACGACCCGGCGCTCGACGTCGCGCTCAGCGAACCGGTCGAGGACTCGGTCTACCCGCGCATCGGCGACCCCGGCGTCGACGCGCTGCACTACGACCTCGACCTGGCGTGGGACCCCGACGCCGAGGTGCTGACCGGGCAGCAGGTGCTCCTGCTGCGCTCGACCGAGGACGACGACGAGCTGCAGCTCGACCTGAGCCCCGAGCTGCGGGTCGGCTCGGTCACGGTCGACGGCGAGGAGGCCGACTTCCGCCACGAGGGCAAGGACCTGGTCGTGGTCGCCGACGTGGAGGCCGACGAGCGCTACGAGCTCGCACTCGACTTCGAGGGCACCCCGCTGCCGGTGCCCGCGCCGACGACCCGCGGCGACTTCGCCACCAACGGCTGGACCACGATGCCCGACGGCTCGACCTGGACGATGCAGGAGCCGCACGGCGCCTACACCTGGTACGCCGTCAACGACCACCCCTCCGACAAGGCGCTCTACGACATCGCCGTGACCGTGCCCGAGCCGTTCACCGGCGTCGCCAACGGTGAGCTGGTCGACACGACCGAGGCCGACGGGCTGCGCACCACGACCTGGCACCTGGCCGAGCCGGCGGCGTCGTACCTGATGACGATCGCGACCGGCGACTACGTGCTCACCGAGGACGACTCGGCCAGCGGGGTGCCGATCCAGTACTGGGTGCCGCGTGAGCGGCAGCGCCTCGCGCGCACCCTGGCGCCGACGCCCGAGGGGCTGGCCTGGCTCGAGGAGATCCTGGGCCCCTACCCCTTCGACACCCTGGGCATCCTGCTGGTCGACAGCGAGAGCGGCATGGAGACCCAGACCATGATCACGCTCGGGATGACCGACTACGCCACCTCGCCCGCGGTGGTCGTGCACGAGCTCGCGCACCACTGGTGGGGCGACGACGTGACGCCCGCGGACTGGCGCGACGTGTGGATGAACGAGGGCATGGCGATGTACCTGCAGGGCATGTGGGAGGTCGAGCACGAGGACTACACGCTCGAGCAGCTGATGGACTACTGGGCCTCCTTCGAGGACGAGGAGCGCGCCGCGGCCGGCCCGCCCGCCGACTACGACCCCGCCACCTTCGGCGAGTCCAACATCTACTACGGCCCCGCGCTGATGTGGCACGAGCTGCGCCGCGACCTCGGCGACGAGCTGTTCTTCGAGCTGGTGCGGGCCTGGCCGGCCGAGCACCAGAACTCCACGTCGTCGTACGACGAGCTCACCGCGTGGTGGTCGGAGCGCTCCGGGCGCGACCTCGCCGGGTTCTTCGACGACTGGTTGCTGGGAGCGGTGACGCCGGCGCGGGGGTAG
- a CDS encoding PH domain-containing protein gives MSATDDRTAHRQVVRLPVGHRSLPALPLGRTIGTHLLVGLTVALAGLGFVAGATDGWGVLIAVQATALLVGGWSVLLLGTLLPATLHRGRLVVRRRPDRLELPGSRLLAGLLVALLALILLLPLTLLGSWAARGSLEGSAGAVVLALVLLPLGLPLLVQVLSGRLRAPSLVLDADGVTSRSWRRATAVAWAELAEVRLVADPGRRLVLHASTVAARRTTLGAASTSLGARTVGGPVVAADEVSVPVAFLGSDATLVADLLEACRTDPTRWADVTTGP, from the coding sequence GTGAGCGCCACTGACGACCGGACGGCACACCGACAGGTGGTCCGGCTCCCCGTCGGCCACCGATCACTGCCCGCCCTGCCGCTCGGGCGCACGATCGGCACGCACCTGCTCGTGGGCCTGACGGTCGCGCTCGCCGGACTCGGCTTCGTGGCCGGGGCGACGGACGGCTGGGGTGTCCTGATCGCGGTGCAGGCGACGGCGCTGCTCGTCGGAGGCTGGTCGGTGCTGCTGCTCGGCACCCTGCTGCCCGCCACGCTGCACCGCGGACGCCTCGTGGTGCGTCGCCGCCCCGACCGCCTCGAGCTCCCCGGCTCGCGCCTGCTTGCCGGGTTGCTGGTCGCGCTGCTGGCGCTGATCCTGCTGCTGCCGCTCACGCTGCTCGGCTCCTGGGCCGCCCGCGGGAGCCTGGAGGGGTCGGCGGGGGCGGTCGTGCTCGCGCTGGTGCTGCTGCCGCTGGGCCTCCCGCTCCTCGTGCAGGTGCTCAGCGGACGGCTGCGGGCCCCGTCGCTGGTGCTCGACGCCGACGGCGTCACCTCGCGCAGCTGGCGCAGAGCGACGGCCGTGGCGTGGGCCGAGCTGGCCGAGGTGCGCCTCGTCGCCGACCCCGGGCGTCGGCTGGTGCTGCACGCCTCCACCGTCGCCGCCCGTCGTACGACGCTCGGCGCGGCCTCGACGTCGCTCGGAGCCCGCACGGTCGGGGGGCCGGTCGTCGCAGCCGACGAGGTGTCGGTGCCGGTGGCGTTCCTGGGCTCCGACGCGACCCTCGTCGCCGACCTGCTCGAGGCATGCCGCACCGACCCGACCCGCTGGGCCGACGTCACGACAGGGCCCTGA
- a CDS encoding SAV_915 family protein produces the protein MSTPDSPTPDRKPVPPVLYLPVRPGSSAEEPEVEMRRLADGRVALLVYTALDRLAACCGPAQPWVLYRTDQLGELGRTSPYDVVAMDQPLPREQWHGAEAAR, from the coding sequence GTGAGCACACCTGACAGCCCGACCCCTGACCGCAAGCCGGTCCCGCCCGTGCTCTACCTCCCGGTCCGTCCGGGGTCGTCGGCCGAGGAGCCCGAGGTCGAGATGCGCCGGCTCGCCGACGGTCGGGTCGCGCTGCTCGTCTACACCGCCCTCGACCGGCTCGCGGCCTGCTGCGGCCCTGCCCAGCCGTGGGTCCTGTACCGCACCGACCAGCTCGGCGAGCTCGGGCGGACCTCGCCCTACGACGTGGTGGCCATGGACCAGCCGCTGCCCCGCGAGCAGTGGCACGGCGCGGAGGCCGCGCGATGA
- a CDS encoding FAD-dependent oxidoreductase: MEHRGVLIIGGGNAGVSLAARLLRDGADDVAVVESQAVHRYRPLLNYVGSGEATMSSLERPAAKVMPEGATWIEDQVVAVDPAGPSVRLASGREVGCTTLVVCPGLEEDWDATPGLREAQAAGWAGSTFVIETAPVVWSALRHLRAGRVVFTVPPEPAPCGATALKPLFMACDHWRRQGVLRDIEVHLVLPGPTPLGLAGPDGRLEQVLASYGVRVLREGRVTGLADRRVTFTTPAGEVELDDVTYAHVVPHYRAPRWVTESDLEGAGDAGLVDVDPQTMRHRRHPSVWSLGDVADLRTRPSGGGLRKQVEVLSHNITTAGSEPPQHYDGYTVMPITTSRRRLMLVEVDRDGRPAPTVPFPDLTKPRVMTWYADRYGLPLTYFTRILRGKV, from the coding sequence ATGGAGCACCGGGGCGTCCTGATCATCGGCGGCGGCAACGCCGGCGTCTCGCTCGCGGCGCGGCTGCTGCGAGACGGCGCCGACGACGTCGCGGTCGTCGAGTCGCAGGCGGTGCACCGCTACCGCCCGCTGCTCAACTACGTCGGCTCGGGCGAGGCGACCATGTCGTCGCTCGAGCGACCCGCGGCCAAGGTGATGCCCGAGGGCGCCACCTGGATCGAGGACCAGGTCGTCGCGGTCGACCCCGCGGGCCCCAGCGTGCGGCTGGCCAGCGGCCGCGAGGTCGGGTGCACCACGCTCGTGGTCTGCCCCGGCCTCGAGGAGGACTGGGACGCCACCCCCGGGTTGCGGGAGGCCCAGGCGGCCGGCTGGGCCGGGTCGACGTTCGTCATCGAGACGGCCCCGGTCGTCTGGTCCGCCCTGCGCCACCTGCGCGCGGGCCGGGTGGTCTTCACGGTGCCGCCCGAACCGGCACCCTGCGGCGCGACCGCGCTCAAGCCGCTGTTCATGGCCTGCGACCACTGGCGCCGCCAGGGCGTGCTCCGCGACATCGAGGTGCACCTGGTGCTCCCCGGCCCGACGCCGCTCGGCCTGGCCGGGCCCGACGGGCGGCTCGAGCAGGTGCTGGCGTCGTACGGCGTGCGGGTGCTGCGCGAGGGTCGGGTCACCGGCCTCGCCGACCGCCGCGTCACCTTCACGACGCCCGCGGGGGAGGTCGAGCTCGACGACGTCACCTACGCGCACGTCGTGCCGCACTACCGGGCGCCGCGATGGGTCACCGAGAGCGACCTCGAAGGGGCGGGCGACGCCGGGCTCGTCGACGTCGACCCCCAGACGATGAGGCACCGCCGGCACCCGTCGGTCTGGTCGCTCGGCGACGTCGCCGACCTGCGCACCCGCCCCTCCGGCGGCGGCCTGCGCAAGCAGGTCGAGGTGCTCTCGCACAACATCACCACCGCCGGCTCCGAGCCCCCGCAGCACTACGACGGCTACACGGTCATGCCGATCACCACCTCCCGTCGTCGGCTGATGCTCGTCGAGGTCGACCGTGACGGGCGCCCTGCCCCCACCGTGCCGTTCCCCGACCTCACCAAGCCGCGGGTGATGACCTGGTACGCCGACCGCTACGGACTGCCGCTGACCTACTTCACGCGCATCCTGCGGGGGAAGGTCTGA
- a CDS encoding MBL fold metallo-hydrolase — translation MLTEVATGTLVHQSELLRNNTVVVEGRSGVLLVDPGITWAEMTCLAGDVGALDRTVVAGFATHPDWDHVLWHDAFGDVPRYGTRRCAALLRAFRAQVDWRDHAAAGLPPEIAEDTPLELYGLVEGLPDGAAEFPWEGPRIRVVEHPAHSPGHAALVVEDSGMLIAGDMLSDVFIPMLDEFGADNDPVAEYLVGLDVLEEAARDVDVVVPGHGSVARGHEVGARIEQDRAYLHALRDGRRPDDPRLGDSAEPGWEWVGDIHEGQARSVTREAMRRRHVDLP, via the coding sequence GTGCTGACCGAGGTGGCGACGGGGACCCTGGTCCACCAGAGCGAGCTGCTGCGCAACAACACCGTGGTCGTCGAGGGCCGGAGCGGGGTGCTGCTCGTGGACCCCGGCATCACGTGGGCCGAGATGACCTGCCTCGCGGGTGACGTCGGCGCCTTGGACCGGACTGTGGTGGCAGGGTTCGCCACGCACCCGGACTGGGACCACGTGCTCTGGCACGACGCCTTCGGCGACGTCCCGCGCTACGGCACTCGGCGCTGTGCGGCGCTCCTGCGCGCCTTTCGCGCGCAGGTGGACTGGCGGGACCATGCTGCGGCGGGCCTGCCGCCGGAGATCGCCGAGGACACGCCGCTGGAGCTGTACGGCCTCGTCGAAGGACTCCCCGACGGCGCCGCCGAGTTCCCCTGGGAGGGCCCGCGCATCCGGGTCGTCGAGCATCCCGCGCACTCGCCCGGGCACGCCGCCCTGGTCGTCGAGGACAGCGGGATGCTCATCGCGGGCGACATGCTCTCCGACGTCTTCATCCCGATGCTCGACGAGTTCGGCGCTGACAACGACCCGGTGGCGGAGTACCTCGTCGGACTCGACGTGCTCGAGGAGGCGGCGAGGGACGTCGACGTCGTCGTCCCCGGCCACGGTTCCGTCGCTCGAGGCCACGAGGTGGGCGCCCGGATCGAGCAGGACCGTGCCTACCTGCACGCCCTGCGCGACGGCCGTCGCCCCGACGACCCGCGCCTCGGCGACTCGGCCGAGCCGGGCTGGGAGTGGGTGGGCGACATCCACGAGGGGCAGGCTCGCAGCGTCACTCGCGAGGCGATGCGCCGGCGGCATGTGGACCTGCCGTGA
- a CDS encoding RNA polymerase sigma factor yields MGAPRAYDADEIDDLARRAQAGDRPALEELLTAVRPRALRVCQGVLPHSADAEDACQEALINIAGKIGGWAGRGRFTTWMHAVAVNSARTTYRRMRNQAVPADPQAEGGGRLERPDPRTTSVIAGTRLDLLEAMETLEREHPQLVEPLLLRDVYGLPYDEIARLVDAPLGTVKAQIHHGRRLARPLLRGDDA; encoded by the coding sequence GTGGGCGCACCGCGGGCGTACGACGCCGACGAGATCGACGACCTGGCCCGGCGGGCGCAGGCCGGTGACCGCCCTGCCCTCGAGGAGCTGCTGACCGCCGTCCGCCCGCGGGCGCTGCGGGTCTGCCAGGGCGTGCTGCCGCACTCCGCCGACGCCGAGGACGCCTGCCAGGAGGCGCTGATCAACATCGCCGGCAAGATCGGCGGCTGGGCCGGACGCGGCCGCTTCACCACCTGGATGCACGCCGTCGCGGTCAACAGCGCACGCACCACCTACCGCCGGATGAGGAACCAGGCCGTGCCCGCCGACCCGCAGGCCGAGGGCGGCGGCCGTCTCGAGCGACCCGACCCGCGCACCACCAGCGTCATCGCCGGCACCCGCCTCGACCTGCTCGAGGCGATGGAGACCCTCGAGCGCGAGCACCCCCAGCTGGTCGAGCCGCTGCTGCTGCGCGACGTCTACGGCCTGCCCTACGACGAGATCGCGCGCCTGGTCGACGCCCCGCTCGGCACCGTCAAGGCCCAGATCCACCACGGCCGGCGCCTGGCCCGCCCGCTGCTGCGCGGGGACGACGCGTGA